The following coding sequences are from one Streptomyces sp. NBC_01232 window:
- the kdpB gene encoding potassium-transporting ATPase subunit KdpB, whose protein sequence is MPPAAAQHVPPGLGTPPRTPLDRPSRKRSGQVNVLEPELLATSAREAVAKLHPRELVKKPVLFVVAVGSVLTTLSALIHPSVFTWVISVWLWLTVLFANLAEAVAEGRGRAQAESLRKARTDTVALRLKRWTYGTNLRHAETEVVTPAELQPFDFVLVEAGELVSADGDVVDGAAMVDESAVTGESAPVLRESGGDRSGVTGGTTVLSDSIVVRVTSRSGNSFIDRMIALVEGASRQKTPNEIALNILLAALTVIFILIVVSIQPMAAYAGAAQSTTVLVALLVTLIPTTIGALLSAIGIAGMDRLVQRNVIALSGRAVEAAGDINTLLLDKTGTITHGNREAAAFIPLPGIDHTELADAAQLSSLADETPEGRSVVALTQRYGLQPAAAEDLSNPRFTEFSARTRMSGVNLSWDNGAGCAIRKGAVTEVMDWVAMRGGTVQAEAAAWSAQVSQSGGTPLLVAVHDWDGPRVLGIIHLKDVVKEGIRERFAELRSMGIRTVMVTGDNELTARAIAAEAGVDEYLAQATPEDKLALIKREQAGGKLVAMTGDGTNDAPALAQADVGVAMNTGTSAAKEAGNMVDLDSNPTKLIEIVEIGKQLLITRGALTTFSITNDVAKYFAIIPAMFTAAYPGLEALNVMGLSSPTSAITSAIIFNALIIVALIPLALRGVRYRPASAHDLLRRNLGVYGLGGLILPFVGIKLIDLVVSTIPGLG, encoded by the coding sequence ATGCCTCCCGCCGCCGCGCAGCACGTGCCCCCGGGTCTAGGGACCCCTCCGCGGACCCCGCTCGACCGGCCGTCCCGGAAACGCTCCGGCCAGGTGAACGTGCTGGAGCCCGAGCTCCTCGCCACCTCCGCCCGGGAGGCCGTCGCCAAGCTCCACCCGCGCGAACTGGTGAAGAAGCCGGTGCTGTTCGTCGTGGCCGTGGGCTCCGTCCTGACGACGCTCTCGGCGCTCATCCACCCGTCCGTCTTCACCTGGGTGATCAGCGTCTGGCTCTGGCTGACGGTTCTGTTCGCCAACCTCGCCGAGGCCGTCGCCGAGGGCCGTGGCCGAGCCCAGGCCGAGTCGCTGCGCAAGGCGCGTACCGACACCGTCGCTCTCCGGCTGAAGCGCTGGACGTACGGGACGAACCTGCGCCACGCCGAGACCGAGGTGGTGACTCCGGCCGAGCTCCAGCCCTTCGACTTCGTCCTGGTCGAAGCGGGGGAGCTGGTATCGGCCGACGGGGACGTGGTCGACGGCGCGGCGATGGTGGACGAATCGGCGGTGACCGGTGAATCAGCCCCCGTGCTCCGGGAGTCGGGCGGCGACAGGTCCGGTGTCACGGGCGGTACGACCGTGCTGTCGGACTCGATCGTCGTACGGGTCACCTCGCGTTCCGGGAACAGCTTCATCGACCGGATGATCGCGCTGGTCGAGGGTGCGTCCAGGCAGAAGACCCCGAACGAGATCGCGCTGAACATCCTGCTGGCCGCCCTGACCGTCATCTTCATCCTGATCGTGGTCAGCATCCAGCCGATGGCCGCGTACGCGGGCGCCGCCCAGTCCACGACCGTACTGGTCGCGCTCCTGGTGACCCTCATCCCCACCACGATCGGCGCCCTGCTCTCCGCGATCGGCATCGCCGGCATGGACCGCCTCGTGCAGCGCAACGTCATCGCGCTGAGCGGCCGCGCCGTCGAGGCCGCGGGTGACATCAACACCCTGCTCCTCGACAAGACCGGCACCATCACCCACGGCAACCGCGAGGCCGCCGCCTTCATCCCGCTCCCGGGCATCGACCACACTGAGCTCGCCGACGCCGCCCAGCTGTCCTCACTCGCCGACGAGACCCCCGAAGGCCGGTCCGTTGTGGCCCTGACCCAGCGGTACGGGCTCCAGCCGGCCGCCGCCGAGGACCTCAGCAACCCCCGCTTCACCGAGTTCAGCGCCCGCACCCGGATGAGCGGCGTCAACCTGAGCTGGGACAACGGCGCGGGATGCGCCATCCGCAAGGGCGCGGTGACGGAGGTCATGGACTGGGTGGCGATGCGCGGCGGGACCGTACAGGCGGAGGCCGCCGCATGGTCCGCCCAGGTCTCGCAATCCGGCGGGACCCCTCTGCTGGTGGCGGTCCACGACTGGGACGGGCCGAGGGTGCTGGGCATCATCCACCTCAAGGACGTGGTCAAGGAAGGCATTCGGGAGCGCTTCGCGGAGCTGCGGAGCATGGGGATCCGTACGGTCATGGTGACCGGCGACAACGAGCTGACGGCCCGCGCCATCGCCGCGGAGGCGGGGGTGGACGAGTACCTCGCCCAGGCGACGCCCGAGGACAAGCTCGCGCTGATCAAGCGGGAGCAGGCGGGCGGCAAGCTGGTTGCGATGACCGGTGACGGTACGAACGACGCCCCGGCGCTCGCGCAGGCGGACGTCGGCGTGGCGATGAACACGGGTACCTCGGCCGCCAAGGAGGCCGGGAACATGGTGGACCTGGACTCCAACCCGACCAAGCTCATCGAGATCGTCGAGATCGGCAAGCAGCTCCTCATCACCCGGGGTGCGCTCACCACCTTCTCCATCACGAACGACGTCGCGAAGTACTTCGCGATCATCCCGGCGATGTTCACCGCGGCCTACCCGGGACTCGAAGCACTCAACGTCATGGGCCTGAGCAGCCCCACCTCTGCGATCACCTCGGCGATCATCTTCAACGCGCTGATCATCGTGGCCCTCATCCCGCTCGCCCTGCGCGGTGTCCGCTACCGGCCTGCCTCCGCCCACGACCTGCTGCGCCGCAACCTCGGTGTCTACGGCCTCGGCGGCCTGATCCTGCCCTTCGTCGGGATCAAGCTCATCGACCTGGTGGTGTCCACCATTCCCGGCCTCGGCTGA
- a CDS encoding APC family permease — protein MATPARSSRLRAWMLEGLTAENSSPAAKEAAAQPHGRPWWRVMCLTGLDYFSTLGYQPGIAALAAGLLSPLATIVLVLLTLFGALPVYRRVAEESPHGEGSIAMLERLLTFWKGKLFVLTLLGFAATDFLITITLSAADATAHLVENPHLTSTLHGHEVLITLIMIALLGAVFLKGFSEAIGVAVVLVATYLSLNVVVVARGLWEVAAEPHVVTDWTEALTAEHGNPLMMVAIALIVFPKLALGLSGFETGVAVMPHVKGDPEDTEDKPAGRIRGAKKLLTTAAIIMSVFLITSSFITTLLIPPAQFQPGGEANGRALAYLAHEYLGSAFGTVYDISTILILWFAGSSAMAGLLNLMPRYLPRYGMAPHWARALRPMVIVFTLVAFLVTWIFNADVDAQGGAYATGVLVLITSAAVAVTIAARRAGERGWTIGFGVISAVFIYTTGVNIVERPDGVKIGACFIAGIMALSLLSRLARVFELRVTHIEFDDMAQRFIRDTANRTIRFIANEPDNRDLAEYRQKKEQIRTDNDIPAGDDVVFVEVTVLDASEFESGMRVRGEVLHDRYRVLTLESSSIPNALAALLLHVRDETGQRPHIYFEWTEGNPFANFFRFFLFGQGEVAPVTREVIREAEPDRARRPHVHAG, from the coding sequence ATGGCCACCCCGGCCCGCTCCTCGCGCCTGCGCGCGTGGATGCTGGAAGGCTTGACCGCCGAGAACAGTTCGCCCGCCGCCAAGGAGGCGGCGGCCCAGCCCCATGGCCGGCCCTGGTGGCGGGTCATGTGCCTGACGGGTCTGGACTACTTCTCCACCCTCGGCTACCAGCCCGGCATCGCGGCGCTGGCCGCCGGCCTGCTGTCGCCGCTCGCGACCATCGTGCTGGTCCTCCTCACTCTTTTCGGTGCCCTGCCCGTGTACCGGCGGGTGGCCGAGGAGAGTCCCCATGGCGAGGGTTCGATCGCCATGCTGGAGCGGCTGCTGACGTTCTGGAAGGGGAAGCTTTTCGTCCTGACCCTGCTGGGGTTCGCGGCGACCGACTTCCTGATCACCATCACCCTGTCGGCGGCGGACGCGACCGCCCACCTGGTGGAGAACCCGCACCTCACGAGCACTCTGCACGGTCATGAGGTGCTGATCACTCTGATCATGATCGCGCTCCTCGGTGCCGTGTTCCTCAAGGGGTTCAGCGAGGCCATCGGCGTCGCAGTCGTCTTGGTGGCCACGTACCTCAGCCTGAACGTCGTTGTGGTGGCGCGGGGCCTGTGGGAGGTGGCTGCCGAACCGCATGTCGTCACCGACTGGACCGAGGCACTGACCGCCGAGCACGGCAACCCGCTCATGATGGTCGCCATCGCCCTCATCGTGTTCCCGAAGCTCGCGCTCGGCCTGTCCGGCTTCGAGACCGGCGTGGCGGTCATGCCGCACGTCAAGGGCGACCCCGAGGACACCGAGGACAAGCCGGCGGGCCGGATCCGCGGTGCCAAGAAGCTGCTGACGACCGCGGCCATCATCATGAGCGTCTTCCTGATCACCAGCAGCTTCATCACGACGCTGTTGATCCCGCCAGCCCAATTCCAGCCAGGCGGTGAGGCCAACGGGCGAGCCCTGGCTTATCTGGCGCACGAGTACCTGGGATCGGCCTTCGGCACGGTCTACGACATCTCCACGATCCTGATCCTGTGGTTCGCCGGGTCGTCGGCGATGGCCGGTCTGCTGAACCTGATGCCGCGCTACCTGCCCCGGTACGGCATGGCGCCCCACTGGGCGCGAGCGCTGCGACCGATGGTCATCGTCTTCACCCTTGTCGCGTTCCTGGTGACCTGGATCTTCAACGCCGACGTGGACGCGCAGGGCGGCGCGTACGCCACCGGTGTCCTCGTCCTGATCACCTCGGCCGCGGTCGCCGTGACCATCGCCGCCCGCCGGGCGGGGGAGCGCGGCTGGACCATCGGCTTCGGCGTCATCTCGGCCGTCTTCATCTACACGACCGGCGTCAACATCGTCGAACGTCCCGACGGCGTGAAGATCGGTGCCTGCTTCATCGCCGGCATCATGGCGCTCTCCCTCCTCTCCCGTCTGGCCCGGGTCTTCGAGCTGCGCGTCACGCACATCGAGTTCGACGACATGGCCCAGCGGTTCATCCGCGACACCGCCAACCGCACGATCCGGTTCATCGCGAACGAGCCCGACAACCGGGACCTCGCCGAGTACCGGCAGAAGAAGGAACAGATCCGCACGGACAACGACATCCCCGCCGGGGACGACGTCGTGTTCGTCGAGGTCACCGTCCTGGACGCGTCCGAGTTCGAATCGGGCATGCGCGTACGCGGCGAAGTGCTGCACGACCGCTACCGCGTCCTGACCCTGGAGAGCTCCAGCATCCCCAACGCCCTGGCCGCCCTCCTGCTGCACGTCCGGGACGAGACCGGTCAGCGGCCGCACATCTACTTCGAGTGGACCGAGGGCAACCCGTTCGCCAACTTCTTCCGCTTCTTCCTCTTCGGCCAGGGCGAGGTCGCCCCCGTCACCCGCGAGGTCATCCGCGAGGCCGAACCGGACCGCGCCCGGCGCCCCCACGTCCACGCGGGCTGA